Below is a window of Candidatus Poribacteria bacterium DNA.
TCGAAGCGTAAGCCCAAGCGCTGAGAACCGAGCGTCGGCGCGTCTCTCACGCGTGCTGACTCACGCGATGGAGGACTACGTCAAGGCGATCTACAAGGTCACTGCCAAGCACAGACGAGCGACTACGCTTCTGATCGCGGAGTCGCTTGAGCTCAGTCCGGCGTCGGTGACGAACATGCTCAAACGGCTCGCCAAGCTGGGCTTGGTCGACTATGAACCCTACCAGGGCGCGATTCTGACCGAGGCAGGAACCCAGATCGCGCTCGAAGTCATCCGACATCACCGACTGCTGGAGCTCTACCTCACGGAGCGCCTCGGATTCACATGGGACGAGGTGGATGCCGAAGCCGAGACGCTGGAGCACGTCATCTCGGAGCAGTTCGAGGATCGCATTGACGAGCTGCTGGGGTATCCCGACACGGACCCTCACGGAGACCCGATCCCCACGCGGGCGGGCGGCGTGGCGGACCGTCTCTTCATGCCGCTCGCCTCCGCCATCGAGGGACAGAACGTCGTCGTCCGGCGCGTCAGCGATTCGGACCCGGACGCGCTGCGGGGGTTCGCTGGGATGGGTCTCGTCCCGGACGCCGAGGTGGCTGTCTTGCGCGTCGATGAGCCCACAGGTCAGATGCGCGTACGCATCGGCGGCGTCGTGCACCGTGTTGGGCCCGCGGATGCTGGACAGGTGTTCGTCGAAGTCGTCTAGCCCAGGCGTCGTCGCGGCACGCGCCGATCAGGCTCCCCAGATGCGGGGCATCGGCAGCGGCTCCTTGCCCATCTCCGCGAACAGCAGTTGGCGCGTGAGTTCCGCCCGCAGAGAAGCGTACTCCGGCTCGTACCACCGGTTCCGCAGCTCATGCGGGTCCTCGACCAAATCGAGCAGCTCGCCGTCGTCGCGGTTGTAGTAGACGGTGAGCTTGTAGCGGTCGTTCACATAGGACTTGAGATGCAGCGTCGTCGGTTCATGGCGGTTCTCGACGACGACGTGACGCCGCCTGCTCGCATCCGACCCACGCCACGTAGGGCTCTGGTCGAGCCCTGTCATCCTGCCCGGAACGGGTACGCCCGCCTCGCTTAGGAACGTCGGAGGCAGATCGACCAGCGACTGAAGGGCGTCGGAGCGCGCTCCACCGGGAACCCGTCCAGGGTACCGCACGATGAACGGCACGCGGATCAGGTCCTCGTAGTGGAACGGGCCCTTGGCGATCATCCCGTGCTGCCCGTAGAGATGCCCGTGGTCCGATGTGAAGACGACGAGCGTGTCGTCGGCGATGCCAAGAGACTCGACACGGTCCAGGATGGTTCCGATGTGCTTGTCCATCAGCGAGATCATGCCGTAGTAGACGGCGATATTCCTGGCGAGTTCGTCGCGGTCGTGCAGGTGGGAATGGCAGCCATGGATTCCCTGCCCACTCTCGCGGTAGGCGGAGAAGTCGGGCTTGGGCTCCTGGGTCATGCGGAAGTGCGGCGGGTTGCCGTCATGCTCG
It encodes the following:
- a CDS encoding metal-dependent transcriptional regulator is translated as MDRRSVSPSAENRASARLSRVLTHAMEDYVKAIYKVTAKHRRATTLLIAESLELSPASVTNMLKRLAKLGLVDYEPYQGAILTEAGTQIALEVIRHHRLLELYLTERLGFTWDEVDAEAETLEHVISEQFEDRIDELLGYPDTDPHGDPIPTRAGGVADRLFMPLASAIEGQNVVVRRVSDSDPDALRGFAGMGLVPDAEVAVLRVDEPTGQMRVRIGGVVHRVGPADAGQVFVEVV
- a CDS encoding DUF4976 domain-containing protein, with translation MSDRPNILLITSDQQHWNTLGCQNPEIRTPNLDRLTSQGTLFTRAYCPNPTCTPTRASMITGMHPSQHGAYSLGTKLQEDVPTLGDDLTRAGYRTALVGKAHFQPLRGTDDYPSLEAYPVLQDLDFWRGFHGPFYGFQHVELARNHTDEAHVGQHYAIWMEENGCHNWRDYFRPPTGNNSSQKRKWLIPERFHYDAWIAERTNALMEQYCRAGESFFPWASFFDPHPAYLAPEPWHTMYDPAALTVPQVVPGEHDGNPPHFRMTQEPKPDFSAYRESGQGIHGCHSHLHDRDELARNIAVYYGMISLMDKHIGTILDRVESLGIADDTLVVFTSDHGHLYGQHGMIAKGPFHYEDLIRVPFIVRYPGRVPGGARSDALQSLVDLPPTFLSEAGVPVPGRMTGLDQSPTWRGSDASRRRHVVVENRHEPTTLHLKSYVNDRYKLTVYYNRDDGELLDLVEDPHELRNRWYEPEYASLRAELTRQLLFAEMGKEPLPMPRIWGA